A genome region from Baekduia alba includes the following:
- a CDS encoding molybdopterin-dependent oxidoreductase codes for MPGPTSTSTLCPYCGTGCGLSVDVEGGRVRGVAGDARHPVNRGRTCRKPLELGSAVHAADRPTTPLVRASRDLPFASTSWDDAIDGVAARLRAIVDESGPDAIAFYVSGQLLTEDYYAVNKLAKGFLGTNNVDSNSRLCMSSAVAGYTGAFGADGPPPAYADLAAADCLLLLGSNTAACHPIVWSRIRDRQAEGARVIVVDPRATPTAIAADLHLAVRPGTDLPLLNAMLCVLERDGLLDRDFIARHTSGFDATMAVARAWPVERAAQACGVAAADIERAAEWFGAAGAAMTLWSMGANQSAVGTLKNRALINLCLATGNLGRPGCGPLSLTGQPNAMGGREVGGLAHLLPGYRRVDDGVDRAAMEAHWGLEAGALSAVPGLTATEVVDALLDGRVRAVLVAATNPVVSLPDGARVREAFERCELLVVQDCHHPTETSALAHVVLPAAAWPEKEGSMTSSERRVGLVRKLLDAPGEARPDWQIYAGLARALGFGDAFAWPDAAAVYDEFAATTAGRPCDVSGVSHARLRREGSVQWPAPAALVAGATADGTVRLYEDRRPPTPDRRARFGPAPHSAPADAPDPEFPMTLTTGRVADQWHTMSRTGKSSALRAAAGVPTLSVHPEDGKAYGLVDGDDVRVRSRRRGEVVLRAAFDATLPRGVAFAPFHWGAAHAPAGAGAVNAVSHATVDPTSKQPELKAMAVALEPARGRAARRGADGPRRRLVVVGTGMAALATVEEVLRRDPDGWRITMLGEEPGPVYNRIMLSKLLAGECGPGDLEVKPLAWYAQRGIDLRGDCPAVAIDTTNKVVRDLAGGAHRYDTLVVATGSRAFVPPLAGADLPHVGVFRTWADVAALSGTPVAGRRAVVLGGGLLGLEAAAGLHARGARVTVVEPAPRLMGRQLDDASASMLGAALRARGIALRVGVLPERITPDAVVLDGGDATPLPADLVVVAAGVRPETTLAREAGLPVARGIVVDDALRAGAPGVFAVGECAEHQGMVYGLWAPLAEQARVAGATIAGDPAAFHPQTTATVLKVAGVDVYAGGVAQPEDHHDEVTLRDTRSGRYRKLVLDGDRLVGAILVGDVADARRCSAALRSHDPTDAALIDAGFGAVGAEAPPPAPDATICSCNAVTAGAIDRAIAARGLTTVAGVAKATRASTGCGGCAGEVRAILERHRSSARNTSDSERQPPSPTIAA; via the coding sequence GTGCCCGGCCCGACATCCACGTCCACCCTGTGCCCGTATTGCGGGACCGGCTGCGGCCTCTCGGTCGACGTCGAGGGCGGGCGGGTGCGGGGCGTCGCGGGCGACGCGCGCCATCCGGTCAACCGTGGGCGGACGTGCCGCAAGCCGCTGGAGCTGGGATCTGCGGTTCACGCCGCCGACCGGCCGACGACGCCGCTGGTCCGGGCGTCCCGCGACCTGCCGTTCGCCTCGACGTCCTGGGACGACGCCATCGACGGGGTCGCGGCGCGGCTGCGCGCGATCGTGGACGAGTCGGGGCCGGACGCGATCGCGTTCTACGTCTCGGGCCAGCTGCTGACCGAGGACTACTACGCGGTCAACAAGCTGGCCAAGGGCTTCCTGGGCACCAACAACGTCGACTCCAACTCGCGGCTGTGCATGTCCAGCGCGGTGGCGGGCTACACGGGCGCGTTCGGGGCCGACGGGCCGCCGCCCGCCTATGCGGACCTCGCGGCGGCCGACTGCCTGCTGCTGCTGGGGTCCAACACGGCGGCGTGCCACCCGATCGTGTGGTCGCGGATCCGGGACCGGCAGGCCGAGGGCGCGCGCGTGATCGTCGTCGACCCGCGCGCGACGCCGACGGCGATCGCCGCCGACCTGCACCTCGCGGTGCGGCCCGGGACCGACCTGCCGTTGTTGAACGCCATGCTCTGCGTGCTGGAGCGCGACGGGCTGCTGGACCGCGACTTCATCGCGCGGCACACCAGCGGCTTCGACGCGACGATGGCGGTGGCGCGCGCGTGGCCGGTGGAGCGCGCCGCGCAGGCGTGCGGCGTCGCGGCGGCCGACATCGAGCGCGCCGCGGAGTGGTTCGGCGCGGCGGGTGCGGCGATGACCCTGTGGTCGATGGGCGCCAACCAGTCGGCCGTCGGGACGCTGAAGAACCGCGCGCTGATCAACCTCTGCCTGGCCACCGGGAACCTGGGACGGCCGGGCTGCGGGCCGCTCTCACTGACCGGGCAGCCCAACGCGATGGGCGGCCGGGAAGTTGGTGGGCTCGCCCACCTGCTGCCGGGCTACCGACGCGTCGACGACGGCGTCGACCGCGCGGCGATGGAGGCGCACTGGGGGCTGGAGGCGGGCGCGCTCTCGGCGGTCCCGGGCCTGACGGCGACCGAGGTCGTCGACGCGCTGCTGGACGGACGCGTCCGCGCGGTGCTGGTGGCGGCGACCAACCCGGTGGTGTCGCTCCCCGACGGCGCACGGGTGCGCGAGGCCTTCGAGCGCTGCGAGCTGCTGGTCGTCCAGGACTGCCACCACCCGACGGAGACCAGCGCGCTGGCGCACGTCGTCCTGCCGGCCGCGGCATGGCCCGAGAAGGAAGGCTCGATGACGTCGTCGGAGCGGCGCGTCGGGCTCGTGCGCAAGCTGCTCGACGCACCCGGCGAGGCGCGCCCGGACTGGCAGATCTACGCGGGGCTGGCCCGAGCCCTCGGGTTCGGCGACGCGTTCGCATGGCCCGACGCGGCCGCGGTCTACGACGAGTTCGCAGCGACCACGGCGGGGCGGCCCTGTGACGTCAGCGGCGTCTCGCACGCGCGGCTGCGACGCGAGGGCTCGGTGCAGTGGCCGGCCCCGGCGGCGCTCGTCGCGGGCGCGACCGCGGACGGCACCGTGCGGCTGTACGAGGATCGGCGGCCGCCGACGCCGGACCGGCGCGCACGGTTCGGGCCCGCGCCGCACAGCGCGCCGGCCGACGCGCCGGACCCCGAGTTCCCCATGACCTTGACCACCGGGCGCGTCGCCGACCAGTGGCACACCATGAGCCGCACGGGCAAGTCCTCCGCCTTGCGCGCGGCCGCCGGCGTCCCGACCCTGAGCGTCCACCCCGAGGACGGCAAGGCCTATGGGTTGGTCGACGGCGACGACGTCCGGGTGCGCTCGCGCCGCCGCGGCGAGGTCGTCCTGCGCGCGGCGTTCGACGCCACGCTGCCGCGCGGCGTCGCCTTCGCGCCGTTCCACTGGGGCGCGGCACACGCACCAGCGGGTGCCGGCGCGGTGAACGCGGTCAGCCACGCCACGGTCGACCCGACGTCGAAGCAGCCGGAGCTGAAGGCCATGGCGGTCGCGCTGGAGCCGGCGCGTGGGCGGGCGGCGCGGCGGGGCGCGGATGGACCACGGCGCCGGCTCGTCGTCGTCGGCACCGGCATGGCGGCGCTCGCCACCGTCGAGGAGGTCCTGCGGCGCGATCCGGACGGCTGGCGGATCACCATGCTCGGCGAGGAGCCTGGGCCCGTATACAACCGCATCATGTTGTCCAAGCTGCTCGCGGGCGAGTGCGGGCCCGGCGACCTGGAGGTCAAGCCGCTGGCCTGGTACGCGCAGCGCGGGATCGACCTGCGCGGCGACTGCCCGGCGGTCGCGATCGACACCACCAACAAGGTGGTGCGCGACCTCGCGGGAGGCGCGCATCGTTACGACACGCTGGTGGTCGCGACGGGCTCGCGCGCGTTCGTCCCGCCGCTGGCCGGCGCCGACCTCCCGCACGTCGGCGTCTTCCGGACCTGGGCGGACGTCGCCGCGCTGTCGGGGACGCCGGTGGCGGGCCGGCGCGCGGTCGTCCTCGGCGGCGGCCTGCTGGGCCTGGAGGCGGCCGCCGGCCTGCACGCGCGCGGCGCCCGCGTCACGGTGGTCGAGCCCGCGCCGCGGCTGATGGGGCGCCAGCTCGACGACGCCTCGGCGTCGATGCTCGGCGCCGCCCTGCGCGCCCGCGGAATCGCGCTGCGCGTGGGCGTCCTGCCGGAGCGGATCACGCCGGACGCGGTGGTCCTCGACGGCGGCGACGCCACGCCGCTGCCCGCCGACCTCGTCGTCGTCGCCGCCGGCGTGCGCCCGGAGACGACGCTCGCCCGTGAGGCCGGGCTGCCCGTCGCGCGCGGCATCGTCGTCGACGACGCGCTGCGCGCCGGCGCGCCTGGGGTCTTCGCCGTCGGCGAGTGCGCCGAGCACCAAGGCATGGTGTACGGGTTGTGGGCGCCGCTGGCCGAGCAGGCGCGCGTGGCGGGCGCGACGATCGCCGGCGACCCCGCCGCGTTCCACCCGCAGACGACCGCGACGGTCCTGAAGGTCGCGGGGGTCGACGTCTACGCCGGCGGCGTCGCGCAGCCCGAGGACCACCATGACGAGGTCACGCTGCGCGACACCCGCAGCGGCCGCTACCGCAAGCTCGTCCTGGACGGCGACCGGCTCGTCGGCGCGATCCTCGTCGGCGACGTCGCCGACGCCCGCCGGTGCAGCGCGGCGTTGCGCTCGCACGACCCGACCGACGCGGCGCTGATCGACGCCGGCTTCGGCGCCGTCGGGGCCGAGGCCCCGCCGCCCGCACCGGACGCCACGATCTGCTCCTGCAACGCGGTCACCGCCGGCGCGATCGACCGGGCGATCGCCGCGCGCGGGCTGACGACCGTGGCCGGCGTGGCGAAGGCCACGCGCGCCTCGACCGGCTGCGGCGGGTGTGCCGGCGAGGTCCGGGCGATCCTCGAGCGGCACCGTTCATCGGCCCGAAACACGAGCGACTCGGAGCGGCAACCGCCATCGCCGACCATCGCGGCATGA
- the nirB gene encoding nitrite reductase large subunit NirB, which translates to MSLNPSDAGVVVIGGGIAGLAVCEAVRERDALVPVTLICAEPRLPYDRVRLSEILVSGASAETLQLRPAEWFEDQHVTVVTDAWVAQVDARARTIALADGGPTITYTSLVLATGSNALLPPIPGIDQPHVHAFRGPEDCDRIREAAVSARRAAVIGGGLLGLEAARGIASQGCAVTVVHLMDRLMERQLDAGSAGLLQDTLAMDVELNRQTAEIAPDHLRFADGDELEADLVVVSIGIAPETTLARAAGATVNRGVVVDDALRTSLPDVYAVGECAEHRGRVHGLVAPILEQARVAAAALTGDGAAAYAGTIPSTKLKVAGVDLFTVGDAEGDGQAVAMDAADGVYRKLATRDGAACGAILLGDLRGAEALSTLVRRGERVADALAALAASLEAGPAEMADEVQVCNCNGVCKGDIMAAVTERGATTPREVMAMTRAGTGCGSCKALVVDIVALAAGGEVADEPHYLCPCKQQTREDLAALIRADGLESVSDVSRACGTGRECGACKPALAYLVSEINANRHREERDARFINDRVHGNIQKDGTFSVVPRMHGGVTTPAELRRIADVAEKYDIPLVKVTGGQRLDLLGVRKQDLPKVWEELGMPSGHAYAKAVRTVKTCVGSDFCRFGLADSMGLGVEIEREWEGLHTPAKVKSGVSGCARNCAEATIKDIGLVAVGDDQWQVRVGGAAGGSVREADVLCTVDSRAEALRVSTTFLQYYRENADFKERTYDFVPRVGLDAIRAAVTDPATGAALRERFRLAKAAATDPWLERREPYHPHQFTNPDDEDGAARPALVGPPTGGAR; encoded by the coding sequence ATGAGCCTGAACCCCTCCGACGCGGGCGTCGTCGTGATCGGCGGCGGCATCGCGGGCCTGGCGGTCTGCGAGGCGGTCCGCGAGCGCGACGCGCTCGTCCCGGTGACGCTGATCTGCGCCGAGCCGCGCCTTCCGTACGACCGCGTCCGCCTGTCCGAGATCCTCGTCTCGGGCGCGTCGGCCGAGACGCTCCAGCTGCGGCCCGCGGAGTGGTTCGAGGACCAGCACGTCACGGTCGTCACCGACGCCTGGGTCGCGCAGGTGGACGCCCGCGCCCGCACGATCGCGCTGGCCGACGGCGGTCCGACCATCACCTACACCTCGCTCGTCCTCGCCACCGGCTCCAACGCGCTGCTGCCCCCGATCCCGGGGATCGACCAACCCCATGTCCATGCCTTCCGTGGACCCGAGGACTGCGACCGCATCCGCGAGGCCGCGGTCTCCGCGCGCCGCGCCGCGGTGATCGGCGGCGGCCTGCTCGGGCTGGAGGCCGCGCGCGGGATCGCGTCCCAGGGCTGCGCCGTCACGGTCGTCCACCTCATGGACCGCCTGATGGAGCGCCAGCTCGACGCCGGCTCGGCCGGCCTGCTCCAGGACACGCTCGCGATGGACGTCGAGCTCAACCGCCAGACGGCGGAGATCGCGCCCGACCACCTGCGCTTCGCCGACGGCGACGAGCTGGAGGCCGATCTGGTCGTCGTCTCGATCGGCATCGCGCCCGAGACGACGCTGGCCCGTGCGGCCGGCGCGACCGTCAACCGCGGAGTCGTCGTCGACGACGCGCTGCGGACCTCGCTCCCCGACGTCTACGCCGTCGGCGAGTGCGCCGAGCACCGCGGTCGCGTCCACGGGCTCGTCGCGCCCATCCTCGAGCAGGCACGCGTCGCCGCCGCGGCCCTGACCGGCGACGGCGCCGCCGCCTACGCCGGCACGATCCCGAGCACCAAGCTGAAGGTCGCCGGCGTCGACCTCTTCACCGTCGGGGATGCCGAGGGCGACGGCCAGGCGGTCGCGATGGACGCCGCCGACGGCGTCTACCGCAAGCTCGCGACGCGCGACGGCGCCGCCTGTGGCGCGATCCTGCTCGGCGACCTGCGCGGCGCCGAGGCGCTGTCGACGCTCGTGCGCCGCGGCGAGCGCGTCGCGGACGCGCTGGCCGCGCTTGCCGCGTCGCTCGAGGCCGGCCCGGCCGAGATGGCCGACGAGGTCCAGGTCTGCAACTGCAACGGCGTCTGCAAGGGCGACATCATGGCCGCGGTGACCGAGCGCGGCGCGACGACGCCCCGCGAGGTGATGGCCATGACGCGCGCCGGCACCGGCTGCGGCTCGTGCAAGGCGCTGGTGGTCGACATCGTGGCGCTGGCGGCCGGCGGCGAGGTCGCCGACGAGCCGCATTACCTCTGCCCGTGCAAGCAGCAGACGCGCGAGGACCTGGCGGCGCTGATCCGCGCGGACGGGCTGGAGTCCGTCAGCGACGTCTCGCGCGCGTGCGGCACCGGCCGCGAGTGCGGCGCGTGCAAGCCGGCCCTCGCCTACCTGGTCAGCGAGATCAACGCCAACCGCCACCGCGAGGAGCGCGACGCGCGGTTCATCAACGACCGCGTCCACGGCAACATCCAGAAGGACGGCACGTTCTCGGTCGTGCCGCGGATGCACGGCGGCGTCACGACGCCCGCCGAGCTGCGCCGGATCGCCGACGTCGCCGAGAAGTACGACATCCCGCTGGTGAAGGTCACCGGCGGCCAGCGCCTCGACCTGCTCGGCGTGCGCAAGCAGGACCTGCCGAAGGTCTGGGAGGAGCTCGGGATGCCGTCCGGGCACGCGTACGCGAAGGCGGTCCGCACGGTCAAGACCTGCGTGGGGTCGGACTTCTGCCGCTTCGGGCTGGCCGACTCGATGGGGCTCGGCGTCGAGATCGAGCGCGAGTGGGAAGGGCTGCACACGCCGGCGAAGGTGAAGTCCGGCGTCTCGGGCTGCGCGCGCAACTGCGCCGAGGCGACGATCAAGGACATCGGGTTGGTCGCCGTCGGCGACGACCAGTGGCAGGTCCGGGTCGGCGGCGCCGCCGGGGGCAGCGTCCGCGAGGCCGACGTGCTGTGCACGGTCGACTCCCGCGCCGAGGCGCTGCGCGTCTCCACCACGTTCCTCCAGTACTACCGCGAGAACGCGGACTTCAAGGAGCGCACCTATGACTTCGTCCCGCGCGTCGGCCTCGACGCGATCCGCGCGGCGGTGACCGATCCGGCGACCGGCGCGGCGCTGCGCGAGCGCTTCCGCCTGGCGAAGGCCGCCGCGACCGACCCATGGCTCGAGCGCCGGGAGCCCTACCACCCGCACCAGTTCACCAATCCCGACGACGAGGACGGCGCGGCGCGGCCCGCGCTCGTCGGCCCGCCCACCGGAGGAGCCCGATGA
- the nirD gene encoding nitrite reductase small subunit NirD, with translation MTYACPVDAIPTGEGRTVTVDGHRVALFRTAAGWYAIDRACPHAGGPLADGIAADCSVICPLHERRFALDTGAPIGHDGPGVRAHHVEVRDGRVYVAIGVPATEGVPAAA, from the coding sequence ATGACCTACGCCTGCCCCGTCGACGCCATCCCGACCGGCGAGGGCCGGACCGTCACGGTCGACGGCCACCGCGTCGCGCTGTTCCGCACCGCCGCAGGCTGGTACGCGATCGACCGCGCCTGCCCGCACGCGGGCGGTCCGCTCGCCGACGGCATCGCCGCCGACTGCTCCGTCATCTGCCCGCTCCACGAGCGCCGCTTCGCGCTCGACACCGGCGCCCCGATCGGCCACGACGGCCCGGGCGTGCGCGCCCACCACGTCGAGGTCCGCGACGGCCGCGTCTACGTGGCGATCGGGGTCCCGGCGACCGAGGGAGTCCCGGCCGCCGCGTAG
- a CDS encoding arylamine N-acetyltransferase family protein, which translates to MIDELLKHIGLDHRPGSDAPGLREVHRAFVSRLAYDGITAQLGEHAELDPDRLILRTLTTGRGGYCFEINTILLTLLRALCFGVERREALVDEREAHAGGAPINHLALVATTADGERFLCDAGWGEGPLEPVPLRAGAHVRGPFSWVLEREPQDDGWWITQHRWGSTPGFRFGDDAVPLATYAPHHLRLATSADSSFVKTLVVQQPHDDEVVTLRGRTLSRKGPRRDERAVLDDEDALAATLRDVFGIDPAALGTERVARLWANACAQHEAFVRTACSPASAPPEPPRPA; encoded by the coding sequence GTGATCGACGAGCTCCTGAAGCACATCGGCCTCGACCACCGTCCCGGCAGCGACGCGCCAGGACTGCGAGAGGTCCATCGCGCGTTCGTGTCCCGGCTCGCCTACGACGGGATCACCGCGCAGCTCGGTGAGCACGCCGAGCTGGACCCGGACCGACTGATCCTGCGTACGCTCACCACCGGGCGTGGCGGCTACTGCTTCGAGATCAACACCATCCTGCTCACGCTGCTGCGCGCGCTGTGCTTCGGGGTCGAGCGGCGCGAGGCGCTCGTCGACGAGCGGGAGGCGCACGCCGGCGGGGCGCCGATCAACCACCTGGCGTTGGTCGCCACCACCGCCGACGGCGAGCGCTTCCTGTGCGACGCGGGCTGGGGAGAAGGGCCGTTGGAGCCCGTCCCGCTGCGCGCGGGCGCGCACGTGCGAGGTCCGTTCTCATGGGTGTTGGAGCGCGAGCCGCAGGACGACGGCTGGTGGATCACGCAGCACCGGTGGGGCAGCACCCCCGGCTTCCGCTTCGGCGACGACGCCGTGCCGCTGGCGACCTACGCGCCGCACCACCTCCGGCTCGCCACGAGCGCGGACTCGAGCTTCGTCAAGACCCTCGTCGTCCAGCAGCCTCACGACGACGAGGTCGTCACGCTCCGCGGCCGGACCCTCTCACGCAAGGGTCCGCGCCGCGACGAGCGCGCGGTGCTCGACGACGAGGACGCGCTGGCCGCCACGCTGCGCGACGTCTTCGGCATCGACCCCGCGGCGCTGGGCACAGAGCGCGTCGCCCGGCTCTGGGCCAATGCGTGCGCCCAGCACGAGGCGTTCGTCAGGACGGCGTGTTCGCCGGCGTCGGCTCCGCCGGAACCGCCGCGACCTGCGTGA
- a CDS encoding VOC family protein, protein MVGDQDEALAWYTEKLGFEKVVDMDAGGWRWITVAAPGQADEFTISLIDPSVRPDVEADVRSLMARGGLNGVIIQTDDARAAYEELSARGVEFTSEPEEFFYGIDCGFRDPFGNAFRLTQVAAVPAEPTPANTPS, encoded by the coding sequence ATGGTCGGCGACCAGGACGAGGCGCTCGCCTGGTACACCGAGAAGCTCGGCTTCGAGAAGGTGGTCGACATGGACGCCGGCGGCTGGCGGTGGATCACCGTCGCGGCGCCGGGCCAAGCGGACGAGTTCACGATCTCCCTGATCGACCCGTCGGTCCGCCCCGACGTCGAGGCCGACGTCCGCTCGCTGATGGCGCGCGGCGGGCTCAACGGCGTGATCATCCAGACCGACGACGCCCGCGCGGCCTACGAGGAGCTGAGCGCCCGCGGCGTGGAGTTCACCAGCGAGCCCGAGGAGTTCTTCTACGGGATCGACTGCGGGTTCCGCGACCCGTTCGGCAACGCGTTCCGCCTCACGCAGGTCGCGGCGGTTCCGGCGGAGCCGACGCCGGCGAACACGCCGTCCTGA
- a CDS encoding helix-turn-helix transcriptional regulator, whose translation MAATTTPAPLARHLLRARDAADAEYADPSLDVATLARRAHASVAHFSRTFKETFGETPHQYLQTRRIERAQELLRLTELTVSEICLAVGYTSLGSFSATFKRTVGVAPSVWREQERAYALRARIPSCFRREWQRPRAVPDSRIREADGPEVG comes from the coding sequence ATGGCGGCCACGACGACGCCGGCGCCGCTCGCCCGGCACCTCCTCCGCGCGCGCGACGCGGCCGACGCCGAGTACGCGGATCCGTCGCTGGACGTCGCGACGCTGGCGCGGCGCGCGCACGCGTCGGTCGCGCACTTCAGCCGCACGTTCAAGGAGACGTTCGGCGAGACGCCGCACCAGTACCTGCAGACGCGGCGCATCGAGCGCGCGCAGGAGCTGCTGCGCCTCACCGAGCTCACGGTGTCGGAGATCTGCCTGGCCGTGGGCTACACGTCGCTGGGGTCGTTCAGCGCGACGTTCAAGCGCACGGTCGGGGTGGCGCCGTCGGTCTGGCGCGAGCAGGAGCGCGCGTACGCGCTGCGGGCCCGGATCCCGTCCTGCTTCCGGCGCGAGTGGCAGCGGCCGCGCGCGGTGCCGGACAGCAGGATTCGAGAAGCGGACGGACCGGAGGTGGGTTAG
- a CDS encoding helix-turn-helix domain-containing protein produces MLVTEDRTDVALERDTLHQVIGVVARGPDPERILPAIVELLVEATACDACFVYLRDGDVLRMRAASQGHAHAVGQVEIGMDEGLCGWVARHRTPAFLREGALDDPRMKRVALLDEERVQSVAAVPLLDCDGREATGVVAVRTEAPRELDPDVLDLVVRVAALVAGAIDTARRFEETRRQVAALSALSDLSQEIATATRREDLYRVACAGVRRLLGADGCRLHLVDAGGGRLEPAYASPRDPLGGVRPPRSADALRAGPGERVLVAALAAADADVGMLVAERERPFGAEDQRLLDAVGQHLASALQKADLIERLTEEHLVRDLFDALAEGRPQAAESRARAAGHDLDRPHVVAVLEPLAGEPDAAWHEVAARTEARLRRAVPGALCDPGEDRLRALLPLGGSAADAQQELARLDAELERLTAEERLAGGRSEPRRGLSGDERGLAEATCAAQVARATAPAGGARGYGDLGVYRYLAPLPSGHAPDERHAAAIATLAAYDAKRRTELLGTLERHLGDRGALAATARALYIHTNTLRQRLERIETLTGLDLADEDLLSLELALKLARLHRPS; encoded by the coding sequence ATGCTCGTCACAGAAGACCGGACCGACGTCGCCCTCGAGCGGGACACCCTCCATCAGGTGATCGGGGTGGTCGCGCGGGGCCCGGACCCCGAGCGCATCCTGCCCGCGATCGTCGAGCTGCTGGTCGAGGCGACCGCGTGCGATGCGTGCTTCGTCTACCTCCGCGACGGCGACGTGCTGCGGATGCGCGCCGCCTCGCAGGGCCACGCGCACGCGGTCGGCCAGGTCGAGATCGGCATGGACGAGGGCCTGTGCGGCTGGGTCGCGCGGCACCGCACGCCGGCGTTCCTGCGCGAGGGCGCGCTCGACGACCCGCGCATGAAGCGCGTGGCGCTGCTCGACGAGGAGCGCGTCCAGTCGGTGGCCGCGGTCCCGCTCCTGGACTGCGACGGCCGCGAGGCGACCGGCGTCGTCGCCGTGCGCACCGAGGCGCCGCGCGAGCTCGACCCGGACGTCCTGGACCTCGTCGTCCGTGTCGCCGCGCTCGTCGCGGGGGCGATCGACACCGCGCGGCGCTTCGAGGAGACGCGGCGCCAGGTCGCCGCGCTGTCGGCGCTGTCGGACCTCAGCCAGGAGATCGCGACGGCCACCCGGCGCGAGGACCTCTACCGCGTCGCGTGCGCGGGCGTGCGCCGCCTGCTCGGCGCCGACGGCTGCCGGCTGCACCTCGTCGACGCCGGCGGCGGCCGCCTGGAGCCGGCCTACGCCAGCCCGCGCGACCCGCTGGGCGGCGTCCGGCCGCCGCGCAGCGCCGACGCGCTGCGCGCGGGCCCGGGCGAGCGCGTCCTCGTGGCCGCGCTCGCCGCCGCCGACGCCGACGTCGGGATGCTCGTCGCCGAGCGCGAGCGCCCGTTCGGCGCCGAGGACCAGCGGCTGCTCGACGCCGTGGGCCAGCACCTCGCCTCGGCGCTGCAGAAAGCCGACCTCATCGAGCGCCTGACCGAGGAGCACCTCGTCCGCGACCTGTTCGACGCGCTGGCCGAGGGCCGACCGCAGGCGGCGGAGTCGCGGGCGCGCGCCGCGGGCCACGACCTGGACCGACCGCATGTGGTTGCCGTGCTGGAGCCGCTCGCCGGGGAACCCGACGCGGCCTGGCACGAGGTCGCGGCCCGCACGGAGGCCCGCCTGCGGCGGGCGGTGCCCGGCGCGCTCTGCGATCCGGGCGAGGATCGCCTGCGGGCGCTGCTGCCGCTCGGCGGCTCGGCGGCCGACGCGCAGCAGGAGCTGGCGCGGCTGGACGCGGAGCTCGAACGGCTCACGGCCGAGGAGCGCCTGGCCGGTGGGCGCAGCGAGCCGCGCCGTGGGCTGAGCGGCGACGAGCGCGGATTGGCCGAGGCGACGTGCGCGGCGCAGGTCGCGAGGGCGACGGCGCCGGCCGGCGGCGCACGCGGCTACGGCGACCTCGGCGTCTACCGCTACCTCGCGCCGCTTCCGTCCGGGCACGCGCCCGACGAGCGTCACGCGGCCGCGATCGCGACGCTCGCCGCCTACGACGCCAAGCGTCGGACCGAGCTGCTGGGGACGCTGGAGCGCCACCTCGGCGACCGCGGCGCGCTGGCCGCGACCGCCCGCGCGCTGTACATCCACACCAACACGCTGCGCCAGCGCCTCGAACGCATCGAGACCCTCACCGGCCTCGACCTCGCCGACGAGGACCTGCTGTCGCTCGAGCTCGCGCTCAAGCTCGCGCGCCTGCACCGCCCGTCCTGA
- a CDS encoding SDR family oxidoreductase, which translates to MDIVIAGGHGQIALLLEGLLADEGHAVRGLIRNPDHAADLEAQGATPVVADLEEADVDALAAKVGSADAIVFAAGAGPGSGPQRKWTLDYAGAVKLMEVARRNGIGRYVIVSSTDADPEAEDDGGFGTYLRAKGQADQKLAESGLAYTIVRPGHLTDAPGTGAVAVAVGSSSGDIPRADVAAVLAEVLDTPGTAGATFVVVGGDTAIAEAVAALAEG; encoded by the coding sequence ATGGACATCGTCATCGCCGGAGGCCATGGTCAGATCGCGTTGCTGCTGGAGGGGCTGCTCGCCGACGAGGGGCACGCGGTCCGAGGGCTGATCCGCAACCCCGACCACGCGGCCGACCTGGAGGCCCAAGGCGCGACGCCGGTCGTCGCCGATCTCGAGGAGGCCGACGTCGACGCGCTGGCCGCGAAGGTCGGCAGCGCCGACGCGATCGTCTTCGCCGCCGGCGCCGGCCCGGGCTCCGGGCCGCAGCGCAAGTGGACGCTGGACTACGCGGGCGCCGTCAAGCTCATGGAGGTCGCCCGCCGCAACGGGATCGGCCGCTACGTGATCGTGTCCTCGACCGACGCCGACCCCGAGGCCGAGGACGACGGCGGGTTCGGGACCTACCTGCGCGCCAAGGGCCAGGCGGACCAGAAGCTCGCCGAGTCCGGGTTGGCCTACACCATCGTCCGGCCTGGCCACCTCACCGACGCGCCCGGCACCGGCGCGGTCGCCGTCGCCGTCGGCTCCAGCTCCGGCGACATCCCGCGGGCCGACGTCGCGGCCGTGCTGGCCGAGGTGCTCGACACGCCGGGCACGGCGGGCGCCACGTTCGTCGTCGTCGGCGGCGACACCGCGATCGCGGAGGCCGTCGCGGCGCTCGCCGAGGGCTGA